A window of the Hordeum vulgare subsp. vulgare chromosome 5H, MorexV3_pseudomolecules_assembly, whole genome shotgun sequence genome harbors these coding sequences:
- the LOC123399920 gene encoding probable auxin efflux carrier component 5b has product MIGWGDVYRVAAAMAPLYFALGLGYGSVRWWKLFTADHCDAVNRLVVYFAFPLYGFDFTARAGSFAAGYRVLAADVLAKLAVVLALSGWAAARRGEASSYSWCITGFSLAALNNGLLVGVPLLDAMYGKWARDIMVQLSVLQGVVWFPLMLVVFEARQAWLEVTSDSESPEIAREQDDQEAPGTDDADRPAVAEDGRKTAATGCAFWAPLLRAVGVKLARNPNVYASLLGVAWSSVANRWHLKMPSIIDGSISIMSKTGIGMGMFSMGMFIGLQDKFIVCGFGLTLLSLVLRFIVAPTVTIVGALILGLRGDLLRVTILQAALPQSVATFVFSREYNLHAGVLSTAVIVSTLASLPVLTAYYLVLGLVI; this is encoded by the exons ATGATAGGGTGGGGGGACGTGTATAGGGTGGCGGCCGCCATGGCGCCGCTCTACTTCGCCCTCGGCCTCGGCTACGGCTCCGTGCGGTGGTGGAAGCTCTTCACTGCGGACCACTGCGACGCCGTGAACCGCCTCGTCGTCTACTTCGCCTTCCCGCTCTACGGCTTCGACTTCACCGCCCGCGCCGGCTCCTTCGCCGCAGGGTACCGCGTCCTGGCGGCCGATGTCCTTGCCAAGCTTGCCGTCGTGCTCGCGCTCTCCGGCTGGGCCGCCGCACGCCGCGGCGAGGCCTCCTCCTACTCCTGGTGCATCACCGGCTTCTCGCTCGCGGCGCTCAACAACGGGCTCCTGGTGGGCGTGCCGTTGCTGGACGCCATGTACGGCAAGTGGGCGCGTGATATCATGGTGCAGCTGTCGGTGCTGCAGGGCGTCGTGTGGTTCCCGCTGATGCTGGTCGTCTTCGAGGCGAGGCAGGCCTGGCTGGAGGTGACCTCGGACTCGGAGTCCCCCGAAATCGCGCGCGAACAAGATGACCAGGAGGCGCCGGGGACCGACGATGCCGACCGGCCGGCGGTAGCCGAAGATGGCCGGAAGACGGCGGCGACGGGGTGCGCGTTCTGGGCGCCGCTGCTGCGAGCGGTCGGGGTCAAGCTCGCCCGCAACCCCAACGTGTACGCCAGCCTCCTTGGGGTCGCGTGGTCTTCCGTGGCCAACAG GTGGCACCTGAAGATGCCAAGCATCATAGATGGTTCCATTTCGATCATGTCAAAGACCGGCATTGGAATGGGAATGTTCAGCATGG GCATGTTCATAGGACTACAAGACAAGTTTATCGTGTGTGGCTTTGGcttgaccctgttgagcttggtgCTGAGGTTCATCGTGGCACCAACCGTCACCATAGTCGGAGCCCTAATCTTAGGACTCCGAGGTGATCTTTTGCGTGTTACTATCTTACAG GCTGCACTGCCACAGTCTGTCGCAACATTTGTCTTCTCCCGAGAGTACAACCTGCATGCTGGCGTACTTAGTACTGC GGTTATAGTCAGCACGTTGGCATCACTTCCTGTGTTAACTGCATATTATCTTGTTTTGGGGCTCGTAATTTAG